A part of Chloroflexota bacterium genomic DNA contains:
- a CDS encoding AraC family transcriptional regulator has translation MENNWEKIEAVQRMQEYILAHYQEEITLQDLAKAALYSPWHALRAFSELIGKTPFEYLRWVRLTEAARKLRETNKSVLDIALESAFGSHEGFTKAFSRTFAISPQKYRQQTPPINQFTYYPIRHYYQFLERSSEKMENLVIFTQVIERPKRKLILKRGFKAKDYFAYCEEVGCDIWGILESIQGAMNESIGVWLPEKFRKPGTSEYCQGVEVPVDFTGVIPEGFEIIDLPACKYMVFQSEPFEDEKFEDAIGATWDAIKRYNPKHFGWEWAPEDGPRFQLSPIGERGYIEGLPVKELEKLG, from the coding sequence ATGGAAAACAATTGGGAGAAAATTGAAGCAGTTCAAAGAATGCAAGAGTATATCCTGGCGCATTACCAGGAGGAAATTACTCTGCAGGATTTGGCAAAAGCTGCCCTATATTCCCCCTGGCACGCGCTGCGAGCTTTCTCCGAGTTGATCGGAAAGACACCTTTTGAGTACCTGCGCTGGGTCCGGCTGACGGAAGCCGCCCGTAAACTGCGGGAGACTAACAAAAGCGTGCTTGACATCGCTTTGGAATCTGCGTTTGGTTCCCACGAAGGCTTTACTAAAGCTTTCTCACGCACCTTCGCGATCTCACCCCAGAAATATCGCCAGCAGACGCCGCCCATAAACCAGTTCACCTATTATCCCATCCGCCACTACTATCAGTTTCTTGAGAGGAGCAGTGAAAAAATGGAAAACTTAGTAATTTTTACCCAGGTGATCGAGCGGCCAAAGCGCAAACTCATTTTGAAAAGGGGTTTTAAGGCAAAAGACTACTTTGCCTATTGTGAGGAGGTCGGCTGCGATATCTGGGGCATTCTGGAAAGCATCCAGGGGGCAATGAACGAATCGATCGGTGTTTGGCTGCCAGAGAAGTTCCGCAAGCCAGGCACTTCGGAGTATTGCCAGGGCGTTGAAGTACCGGTCGATTTCACCGGCGTAATTCCTGAAGGCTTCGAGATCATTGACTTGCCGGCGTGCAAGTACATGGTCTTTCAAAGCGAACCTTTTGAAGATGAAAAATTCGAAGATGCCATCGGTGCCACCTGGGACGCGATCAAGCGTTACAATCCGAAGCATTTCGGCTGGGAATGGGCGCCTGAGGATGGCCCTCGATTCCAGCTTTCACCCATCGGTGAAAGAGGATATATCGAAGGTTTGCCGGTCAAAGAGTTAGAAAAATTGGGTTAG